ttttatgcatttgcagatttttgttgGTGGTGATTTTACTAATTTGcgtgtttatttattgttctagattttatagtttcttTAAATGAGTTTACAGCCTGTCGCAGATATTTTCATCATGTTTGTTGTAGATTTCACTGACGTGTTTTAGAACCTCCTCCCTCGTTCTATGCAGAAGTTTAAACGGGATCCGTACGTCACCACGCTGGGCGGCTTCTCCAAAGTCACCAACTACATCTTCGATGCCCTGCGAGGGtcagaagagcagcagcagcgcccCCCGGAGGAAGTGGCCGATCTGCTGGGAGAAGTTATTCCAGGACTGGAGATCAACCAGCAGGAGGAGCCAGGCTTCGAGGTCATCACCAGGGTGGGTTTagaggaacacctgagcagatCATCAGGTTCAGTTCAGAAGAAGAACCCAAAACTAACTGACATTCATCCTGTTAGCTGCAGGAAAGAAAACGTGGTTTAGTGACGGTCCTAAAACTGCAGCCTGAACTCAGGATTCTACTAAGTTCTCCACATGTTCTGCTCTCTGACTGGACTCTGTCTGCAGATCGACCTGGGATCCAGACCTCAGGTGAGCCGCCGAGAGCCGCTGACGGCCGAGGACTGGACCAGACACCAGGACGGGGAGGGCAGGATGGTGGAGACCAGCCGGCTGAAACAGAACATCTTCAAGGGGGTGAGTTCCTCAGAGCTCAGGAGAACATAGGAGAACACAGGTTCATGTCTTTACATGTTCTCCTGGAGGTTCTCTGGTGTGAATACTTTAATTCATGCAGAGAAGATTCTCTAAAATCAGGCCTCAGATGTGATAGATCTGATTTCTGCTGATGCTGATGGTGTTTGTCCTCCACGTTCCCTCCACGTGTCCTTCACTTGTTTTCCAGGTGTCCTCCATATTTTCTCCACACACTCTTATGTGTACTCCatgtgttctctgtgtttttttcacatGTATTGCATATGTTCTCCATGTGTTTTTCACATGTTTTACATATGTTCTCCTTGTGTTCTCCAGGGTCTGTGTCACGCTGTGAGGAAAGAAGCCTGGAAGTTTCTTCTCGGTTATTTTCCATGGGAGAGTTCGCTGGAGGACAGAAAAATTCTGCAAAGAGCCAAAACGTACGAGTGGTTGTTGTTCTAAAgttctttattatttacattcacCTCATTAAGTAAATATTTACACCTGAAAGATTCCAGACAGATGACGCCTGTCtgaggaacatttttttaaccgatgattattattattatgagtatTTAATAGATTATTTGACGTCGCTGTGATTAAAGaggttatttttatttctgtattaatAAATGCATGTTGAGGTTCTCAGAGGCTCCGTTCTCTGAGTCTGGTGTTAATTTAAACGTTCTGCTCTCAGTGACGAATACTTCAGGATGAAGCTTCAGTGGAAATCAGTGAGtgaagagcaggagagaaggaaCTCCCGACTGAGAGACTATCGGAGTCTGATCGGTGAGAAGAACCTCATTTTTTCACTTTCCTGGCTACAAACCGTCAGAAACAGGAGGTTCTGGCAGCTGGTGAAGGACCAGAACCGGTCAGGTTCCACAGAACAGCAGCTTCACATGTTTTCTGAGATGTGTGACCTAAAAAGCCGATTAAACTACATGCGGTGTTCAAAAGATCGGGTTCTGTGACATTCCCCTGTTTTGTTTCAGAGAAAGACGTGAACCGAACAGACAGAACCAACCGGTTCTATGAAGGCATCGACAACCCGGGCCTGGTTCTGCTGCACGACATCCTGATGACCTACTGCATGTATGACTTCGACCTGGGTGAGACTTACTCAGTAAACTCTTAGTACTTTCAGAACCGGTTCTCCTGCAGAACACAGAACAAGTTCTATACTTCATCCTGAACCTGTGAACACGAGAACCCAGAGTTTTCACTGAGCTGGAAATTCACAAGAAAATAACACGTGACTACAGGAACTTTTCCAGAATGACAgacaaatttcacaaaaatgactCCAGATGTATCTAGAATGACTATAAATGTGTCTAGAATGACTCCAGGTGTGTCTAGAATGACTCCAGATGTATCTAGAATGACTATAAATGTGTCTAGAATGACTTCAGGTGTGTCTAGAATGACTATAAATGTGTCTAGAATGACTCCAGGTGTGTCTAGAATGACTATACATGTGTCTAGAATGACTCCAGGTGTGTCTAGAATGACTATACATGTGTCTAGAATGACTATACATGTGTCTAGAATGACTCCAGGTGTGTCTAGAATGACTCCAGGTGTGTCTAGAATGACTATACATGTGTCTAGAATGACTATACATGTGCCTAGAATGACTATAAATGTGTCTAGAATGACTCCAGGTGTGTCTAGAATGACTATACATGTGTCTAGAATGACTCCAGACGTATCTGAATGACTCCAGATGTAGCTAGAATGACtataaatgtgtctaaaattactCCAGACGTATCTGAATGACTCCAGATGTATCTAGAATGACTATAAATGCATCTAGAATGACTCCAGGTGCGTCTACAATGACTCCAGGTGTATCTGAATGACTGTAGATGTATCTGGAATGACTCCAGATGTGTCTAGAATGACTATAAATGTGTCTAGAGTGACTCCTGGTGTGTCTAGAATGACTATAAATGTGTCTAGAGTGACTCCTGGTGTGTCTAGAATGACTATAAATGTGTCTAGAATGACTCCAGGTGTGTCTAGAATGACTATAAATGTGTCTAGAATGACTCCAGGTGTGTCTAGAATGACTCAGAGATtccttaaaatgaaaatgaggttTACTGTGGGTGTTCTATGCTCCAGGTTACGTCCAGGGGATGAGCGACCTTCTGTCTCCCATCCTCTTCGTCATGGAGAATGAGGTGGACGCTTTCTGGTGCTTTGTGGCCTTCATGGACCAGATGGTGAGAAACACTCTGGTTCTGGTGTTTTAATGAACAGattcaataatcaataatctcAGTCAGTAATCATCAATAATCTGTTGTGTTTCAGCACCAGAACTTTGAGGAGCAGATGCAGGGCatgaagctgcagctgatccATCTCAGTGCTCTGCTGCGGCTGCTGGACTTGTCCTTCTGGAACTACCTTGGTACCGACCTGCCTCATAAGTCCAatgttctgtctctgtgtgatgTCATGTTCTGATCCGAGTTCTGCTGTGTTCCGTCAGAGTCTCAGGATTCTGGGTATCTGTACTTCTGCTTCCGCTGGCTGCTGATCCGCTTCAAGAGGGAGCTGAGCTTCCAGGACGTCCTGCGGCTCTGGGAGGTCTGTAtcggttctggttctggttctgttgaGGGCTGCAGCAGATATTCATCAGGTTCAGTCTTTCAGAGTAAATAAAGACCCAGAacatgaaaattacaaaaaacatccaAGTAGAACATGAAGAACTGggggaacaccagtagaacatggtaaaggacaggaggaacacctgtagaacatggtgaaggacaggaggaacaccagtagaacatgaaggacaggaggaacacctgtagaacatggtgaaggacaggaggaacaccagtagaacatgaaggacaggaggaacaccagtagaacatgaaggacaggaggaacaccagtagaacatgaaggacaggaggaacaccagtagaacatgaaggacaggaggaacacctgtagaacatgaaggacaggaggaacaccagtagaacatgaaggacaggaggaacaccagtagaacatgaaggacaggaggaacacctgtagaacatgaaggacaggaggaacaccaggagaacatggtgaaggacaggaggaacaccaggagaacatggtgaaggacaggaggaacaccagtagaacatgaaggacaggaggaacaccagtagaacatgaaggacaggaggaacaccaggagaacatggtgaaggacaggaggaacaccagtagaacatggtaaaggacaggaggaacaccagtagaacatggtgaaggacaggaggaacaccagtagaacatggtaaaggacaggaggaacaccagtagaacatggtgaaggacaggaggaacaccagtagaacatggtaaaggacaggaggaacaccagtagaacatggtaaaggacaggaggaacaccagtagaacatgaaggacaggaggaacaccagtagaacatggtaaaggacaggaggaacaccagtagaacatggtgaaggacaggaggaacaccagtagaacatggaggacaggaggaacaccagtagaacatggtaaaggacaggaggaacaccagtagaacatggtgaaggacaggaggaacaccagtagaacatggtaaaggacaggaggaacaccaggagaacatggtgaaggacaggaggaacaccagtagaacatggtgaaggacaggaggaacaccagtagaacatggtaaaggacaggaggaacacctgtagaacatggtgaaggacaggaggaacaccagtagaacatggtgaaggacaggaggaacaccagtagaacatgaaggacaggaggaacaccagtagaacatgaaggacaggaggaacaccagtagaacatgaaggacaggaggaacacctgtagaacatggtgaaggacaggaggaacacctgtagaacatgaaggacaggaggaacaccagtagaacatggtgaaggacaggaggaacaccagtagaacatggtaaaggacaggaggaacaccagtagaacatggtaaaggacaggaggaacaccagtagaacatggtgaaggacaggaggaacaccagtagaacatggtaaaggacaggaggaacaccaggagaacatggtgaaggacaggaggaacaccagtagaacatggtgaaggacaggaggaacaccagtagaacatggtaaaggacaggaggaacacctgtagaacatggtgaaggacaggaggaacaccagtagaacatggtgaaggacaggaggaacaccagtagaacatgaaggacaggaggaacaccagtagaacatgaaggacaggaggaacaccagtagaacatgaaggacaggaggaacacctgtagaacatggtgaaggacaggaggaacacctgtagaacatgaaggacaggaggaacaccagtagaacatggtgaaggacaggaggaacaccagtagaacatggtgaaggacaggaggaacaccagtagaacatgaaggacaggaggaacaccagtagaacatgaaggacaggaggaacaccagtagaacatgaaggacaggaggaacaccagtagaacatggtaaaggacaggaggaacacctgtagaacatgaaggacaggaggaacacctgtagaacatggtgaaggacaggaggaacaccagtagaacatggtgaaggacaggaggaacaccagtagaacatgaaggacaggaggaacaccagtagaacatggtaaaggacaggaggaacaccagtagaacatgaaggacaggaggaacaccagtagaacatgaaggacaggaggaacaccagtagaacatgaaggacaggaggaacacctgtagaacatggtgaaggacaggaggaacaccagtagaacatggtgaaggacaggaggaacaccagtagaacatggtgaaggacaggaggaacaccagtagaacatgaaggacaggaggaacaccagtagaacatgaaggacaggaggaacaccagtagaacatgaaggacaggaggaacaccagtagaacatgaaggacaggaggaacaccagtagaacatggtaaaggacaggaggaacacctgtagaacatggtgaaggacaggaggaacaccagtagaacatgaaggacaggaggaacaccagtagaacatggtaaaggacaggaggaacaccagtagaacatgaaggacaggaggaacaccagtagaacatggtaaaggacaggaggaacaccagtagaacatggtgaaggacgggaggaacaccagtagaacatggtgaaggacgggaggaacaccagtagaacatgaaggacaggaggaacacctgtagaacatggtgaaggacaggaggaacaccagtagaacatggtaaaggacaggaggaacaccagtagaacatggtgaaggacaggaggaacaccagtagaacatggtaaaggacaggaggaacaccagtagaacatggtaaaggacaggaggaacaccagtagaacatggtaaaggacaggaggaacaccagtagaacatggtgaaggacaggaggaacaccagtagaacatgaaggacaggaggaacaccagtagaacatgaaggacaggaggaacaccagtagaacatgaaggacaggaggaacaccagtagaacatgaaggacaggaggaacaccagtagaacatgaaggacaggaggaacaccagtagaacatgaaggacaggaggaacacctgtagaacatggaggacaggaggaacaccagtagaacatgaaggacaggaggaacaccaggagaacatggtgaaggacaggaggaacacctgtagaacatgaaggacaggaggaacacctgtagaacatgaaggacaggaggaacaccagtagaacatgaaggacaggaggaacaccagtagaacatgaaggacaggaggaacaccaggagaacatggtgaaggacaggaggaacacctgtagaacatggtaaaggacaggaggaacaccagtagaacatggtgaaggacaggaggaacaccagtagaacatggtaaaggacaggaggaacaccagtagaacatggtaaaggacaggaggaacaccagtagaacatggtaaaggacaggaggaacaccagtagaacatggtgaaggacaggaggaacaccagtagaacatggtgaaggacaggaggaacaccagtagaacatggtaaaggacaggaggaacaccagtagaacatggtgaaggacaggaggaacaccagtagaacatggtgaaggacaggaggaacaccagtagaacatggtgaaggacaggaggaacacctgtagaacatggtgaaggacaggaggaacacctgtagaacatggtgaaggacaggaggaacacctgtagaacatggtgaaggacaggaggaacacctgtagaacatggtgaaggacaggaggaacacctgtagaacatggtgaaggacaggaggaacaccagtagaacatgaaggacaggaggaacaccagtagaacatggtaaaggacaggaggaacacctgtagaacatggtgaaggacaggaggaacaccagtagaacatggtaaaggacaggaggaacaccagtagaacatggtaaaggacaggaggaacaccagtagaacatggtgaaggacaggaggaacaccagtagaacatggtgaaggacaggaggaacaccagtagaacatggtgaaggacaggaggaacaccagtagaacatggtgaaggacaggaggaacaccagtagaacatggtaaaggacaggaggaacaccagtagaacatggtgaaggacaggaggaacaccagtagaacatggtgaaggacaggaggaacaccagtagaacatggtaaaggacgggaggaacaccagtagaacatggtaaaggacgggaggaacaccagtagaacatggtaaaggacgggaggaacaccagtagaacatggtaaaggacgggaggaacaccagtagaacatggtgaaggacaggaggaacaccagtagaacatggtaaaggacaggaggaacaccagtagaacatggtaaaggacaggaggaacaccagtagaacatgaaggacaggaggaacaccagaaTCTGGACTCTTGTTGTAAGTTCTCCACCTTAGAGACTTAGAACCATCCAGAACCCATCAACACAACCTTTTAATTGAGTCCGTAGTTTCTGCTGTCGGTTCTGTCAGGGTTCTGTCTGTTCCTCTGGTTCTACTGCAGCCATGAGCAGACAGAACCATGAGAACAGACTGAGTTAATGTTCTACGGTGTgcttggttctggttcttgtGGACCTCCAGGTGATGTGGACCGGGCTGCCCTGCCAGAACTTCCATCTGCTGGTCTGCTGCGCCATCCTGGACTCTGAGAAGCAGAAGATCATGGAGGAGAACTACGGCTTCAACGAAATCCTGAAGGtgagaacctcagcatgttgGTTCTAGATGTTTCAGAACCTTAATGGAACCTGTCAATACGTTTTAATGTTTCCAGAAGTGAAACAGAACCATCTGGTCTCAGTCTAACCCTGCAGCTCTCTGATCCATAACCAATAATGATCGGTGGTTCtgaaggttctggttctgtgttcCAGCACATCAACGAGCTGTCCATGAAGCTGGACATCGAGGAGATCCTTCAGAAAGCAGAAGGAATCTGTCTGCAGATCCAGAGCTGCAAGGTGTGTTcacctctacctgtctgtctgtctgtctttctgtctgtctgtctgtctgtctgcctgtctgtctgtctgtctgtcatacctctacctgtctgtctacctgtctgtctgtcacacctctacctgtctgtctgtctgtctgtctgtcacacctctgcctgtctgtctgtctgtctgtcacacctctacctgtctgtctgtctgtctgtctgtctgtcacacctctgcctgtctgtctgtctgtcacacctctgcctgtctgtctgtctgtctgtcacacctctacctgtctgtctgtctgtctgtctgtctgtcacacctctgcctgtctgtctgtctgtctgtctgtcacacctctacctgtctgtctgtctgtctgtcacacctctacctgtctgtctgtctgtctgtctgtcacacctctgcctgtctgtctgtctgtctgtcacacctctacctgtctgtctgtctgtctgtctgtcatacctccacctgtctgtctgtctgtctgtctgtctgtctgtcatacctctacctgtctgtct
This window of the Acanthochromis polyacanthus isolate Apoly-LR-REF ecotype Palm Island chromosome 8, KAUST_Apoly_ChrSc, whole genome shotgun sequence genome carries:
- the LOC127535104 gene encoding uncharacterized protein LOC127535104 isoform X13, producing the protein MFYWCSSCPSPCSTGVPPVLHHVLLVFLLSFTMFYWCSSCPLPCSTGVPPVLYHVLLVFLLSFTMFYRCSSCPSPCSTGVPPVLHHVLLVFLLSFMFYWCSSCPSCSTGVPPVLHVLLVFLLSFMFYWCSSCPLPCSTGVPPVLHVLLVFLLSFTMFYWCSSCPSCSTGVPPVLYHVLLVFLLSFMFYWCSSCPSCSTGVPPVLHVLLVFLLSFTMFYWCSSCPSPCSTGVPPVLHVLQVFLLSFMFYWCSSCPSCSTGVPPVLHVLLVFLLSFTMFYWCSSCPSPCSTGVPPVLYHVLLVFLLSFTMFYWCSSCPSPCSPGVPPVLYHVLLVFLLSFTMFYWCSSCPLPCSTGVPPVLHHVLQVFLLSFMFYWCSSCPSCSTGVPPVLHVLLVFLLSFTMFYWCSSCPLPCSTGVPPVLHHVLLVFLLSFTMFSWCSSCPLPCSTGVPPVLHHVLLVFLLSFMFYWCSSCPSCSTGVPPVLHVLQVFLLSFMFYWCSSCPSCSTGVPPVLHVLLVFLLSFMFYWCSSCPSPCSTGVPPVLYHVLLVFPQFFMFYLDVFCNFHVLGLYLL
- the LOC127535104 gene encoding uncharacterized protein LOC127535104 isoform X17; amino-acid sequence: MFYWCSSCPSPCSTGVPPVLHHVLLVFLLSFTMFYWCSSCPLPCSTGVPPVLYHVLLVFLLSFTMFYRCSSCPSPCSPGVPPVLHVLLVFLLSFMFYWCSSCPSCSTGVPPVLHVLLVFLLSFMFYWCSSCPLPCSTGVPPVLHVLLVFLLSFTMFYWCSSCPSCSTGVPPVLYHVLLVFLLSFMFYWCSSCPSCSTGVPPVLHVLLVFLLSFTMFYWCSSCPSPCSTGVPPVLHVLQVFLLSFMFYWCSSCPSCSTGVPPVLHVLLVFLLSFTMFYWCSSCPSPCSTGVPPVLYHVLLVFLLSFTMFYWCSSCPSPCSPGVPPVLYHVLLVFLLSFTMFYWCSSCPLPCSTGVPPVLHHVLQVFLLSFMFYWCSSCPSCSTGVPPVLHVLLVFLLSFTMFYWCSSCPLPCSTGVPPVLHHVLLVFLLSFTMFSWCSSCPLPCSTGVPPVLHHVLLVFLLSFMFYWCSSCPSCSTGVPPVLHVLQVFLLSFMFYWCSSCPSCSTGVPPVLHVLLVFLLSFMFYWCSSCPSPCSTGVPPVLYHVLLVFPQFFMFYLDVFCNFHVLGLYLL
- the LOC127535104 gene encoding uncharacterized protein LOC127535104 isoform X7, which translates into the protein MFYWCSSCPSPCSTGVPPVLHHVLLVFLLSFTMFYWCSSCPLPCSTGVPPVLYHVLLVFLLSFTMFYRCSSCPSPCSTGVPPVLHHVLQVFLLSFTMFYRCSSCPSPCSPGVPPVLHVLLVFLLSFMFYWCSSCPSCSTGVPPVLHVLLVFLLSFMFYWCSSCPLPCSTGVPPVLHVLLVFLLSFTMFYWCSSCPSCSTGVPPVLYHVLLVFLLSFMFYWCSSCPSCSTGVPPVLHVLLVFLLSFTMFYWCSSCPSPCSTGVPPVLHVLQVFLLSFMFYWCSSCPSCSTGVPPVLHVLLVFLLSFTMFYWCSSCPSPCSTGVPPVLYHVLLVFLLSFTMFYWCSSCPSPCSPGVPPVLYHVLLVFLLSFTMFYWCSSCPLPCSTGVPPVLHHVLQVFLLSFMFYWCSSCPSCSTGVPPVLHVLLVFLLSFTMFYWCSSCPLPCSTGVPPVLHHVLLVFLLSFTMFSWCSSCPLPCSTGVPPVLHHVLLVFLLSFMFYWCSSCPSCSTGVPPVLHVLQVFLLSFMFYWCSSCPSCSTGVPPVLHVLLVFLLSFMFYWCSSCPSPCSTGVPPVLYHVLLVFPQFFMFYLDVFCNFHVLGLYLL
- the LOC127535104 gene encoding uncharacterized protein LOC127535104 isoform X2, which codes for MFYWCSSCPSPCSTGVPPVLHHVLLVFLLSFTMFYWCSSCPLPCSTGVPPVLHHVLQVFLLSFTMFYRCSSCPSPCSTGVPPVLHHVLQVFLLSFTMFYWCSSCPSPCSTGVPPVLHHVLLVFLLSFTMFYWCSSCPSPCSTGVPPVLHHVLLVFLLSFMFYWCSSCPSCSTGVPPVLHVLLVFLLSFMFYWCSSCPLPCSTGVPPVLHVLLVFLLSFTMFYWCSSCPSCSTGVPPVLYHVLLVFLLSFMFYWCSSCPSCSTGVPPVLHVLLVFLLSFTMFYWCSSCPSPCSTGVPPVLHVLQVFLLSFMFYWCSSCPSCSTGVPPVLHVLLVFLLSFTMFYWCSSCPSPCSTGVPPVLYHVLLVFLLSFTMFYWCSSCPSPCSPGVPPVLYHVLLVFLLSFTMFYWCSSCPLPCSTGVPPVLHHVLQVFLLSFMFYWCSSCPSCSTGVPPVLHVLLVFLLSFTMFYWCSSCPLPCSTGVPPVLHHVLLVFLLSFTMFSWCSSCPLPCSTGVPPVLHHVLLVFLLSFMFYWCSSCPSCSTGVPPVLHVLQVFLLSFMFYWCSSCPSCSTGVPPVLHVLLVFLLSFMFYWCSSCPSPCSTGVPPVLYHVLLVFPQFFMFYLDVFCNFHVLGLYLL
- the LOC127535104 gene encoding uncharacterized protein LOC127535104 isoform X14 → MFYWCSSCPSPCSTGVPPVLHHVLLVFLLSFTMFYWCSSCPLPCSTGVPPVLYHVLLVFLLSFTMFYWCSSCPSCSTGVPPVLHHVLQVFLLSFTMFYRCSSCPSPCSTGVPPVLHHVLLVFLLSFMFYWCSSCPSCSTGVPPVLHVLLVFLLSFMFYWCSSCPSCSTGVPPVLYHVLLVFLLSFMFYWCSSCPSCSTGVPPVLHVLLVFLLSFTMFYWCSSCPSPCSTGVPPVLHVLQVFLLSFMFYWCSSCPSCSTGVPPVLHVLLVFLLSFTMFYWCSSCPSPCSTGVPPVLYHVLLVFLLSFTMFYWCSSCPSPCSPGVPPVLYHVLLVFLLSFTMFYWCSSCPLPCSTGVPPVLHHVLQVFLLSFMFYWCSSCPSCSTGVPPVLHVLLVFLLSFTMFYWCSSCPLPCSTGVPPVLHHVLLVFLLSFTMFSWCSSCPLPCSTGVPPVLHHVLLVFLLSFMFYWCSSCPSCSTGVPPVLHVLQVFLLSFMFYWCSSCPSCSTGVPPVLHVLLVFLLSFMFYWCSSCPSPCSTGVPPVLYHVLLVFPQFFMFYLDVFCNFHVLGLYLL
- the LOC127535104 gene encoding uncharacterized protein LOC127535104 isoform X4: MFYWCSSCPSPCSTGVPPVLHHVLLVFLLSFTMFYWCSSCPLPCSTGVPPVLYHVLLVFLLSFTMFYWCSSCPSCSTGVPPVLHHVLQVFLLSFTMFYRCSSCPSPCSTGVPPVLHHVLQVFLLSFTMFYRCSSCPSPCSPGVPPVLHVLLVFLLSFMFYWCSSCPSCSTGVPPVLHVLLVFLLSFMFYWCSSCPLPCSTGVPPVLHVLLVFLLSFTMFYWCSSCPSCSTGVPPVLYHVLLVFLLSFMFYWCSSCPSCSTGVPPVLHVLLVFLLSFTMFYWCSSCPSPCSTGVPPVLHVLQVFLLSFMFYWCSSCPSCSTGVPPVLHVLLVFLLSFTMFYWCSSCPSPCSTGVPPVLYHVLLVFLLSFTMFYWCSSCPSPCSPGVPPVLYHVLLVFLLSFTMFYWCSSCPLPCSTGVPPVLHHVLQVFLLSFMFYWCSSCPSCSTGVPPVLHVLLVFLLSFTMFYWCSSCPLPCSTGVPPVLHHVLLVFLLSFTMFSWCSSCPLPCSTGVPPVLHHVLLVFLLSFMFYWCSSCPSCSTGVPPVLHVLQVFLLSFMFYWCSSCPSCSTGVPPVLHVLLVFLLSFMFYWCSSCPSPCSTGVPPVLYHVLLVFPQFFMFYLDVFCNFHVLGLYLL
- the LOC127535104 gene encoding uncharacterized protein LOC127535104 isoform X16 → MFYWCSSCPSPCSTGVPPVLHHVLLVFLLSFTMFYWCSSCPLPCSTGVPPVLHVLLVFLLSFTMFYRCSSCPSPCSTGVPPVLHHVLLVFLLSFMFYWCSSCPSCSTGVPPVLHVLLVFLLSFMFYWCSSCPLPCSTGVPPVLHVLLVFLLSFTMFYWCSSCPSCSTGVPPVLYHVLLVFLLSFMFYWCSSCPSCSTGVPPVLHVLLVFLLSFTMFYWCSSCPSPCSTGVPPVLHVLQVFLLSFMFYWCSSCPSCSTGVPPVLHVLLVFLLSFTMFYWCSSCPSPCSTGVPPVLYHVLLVFLLSFTMFYWCSSCPSPCSPGVPPVLYHVLLVFLLSFTMFYWCSSCPLPCSTGVPPVLHHVLQVFLLSFMFYWCSSCPSCSTGVPPVLHVLLVFLLSFTMFYWCSSCPLPCSTGVPPVLHHVLLVFLLSFTMFSWCSSCPLPCSTGVPPVLHHVLLVFLLSFMFYWCSSCPSCSTGVPPVLHVLQVFLLSFMFYWCSSCPSCSTGVPPVLHVLLVFLLSFMFYWCSSCPSPCSTGVPPVLYHVLLVFPQFFMFYLDVFCNFHVLGLYLL
- the LOC127535104 gene encoding uncharacterized protein LOC127535104 isoform X10 — protein: MFYWCSSCPSPCSTGVPPVLHHVLLVFLLSFTMFYWCSSCPLPCSTGVPPVLYHVLLVFLLSFMFYWCSSCPSPCSTGVPPVLHHVLQVFLLSFTMFYRCSSCPSPCSPGVPPVLHVLLVFLLSFMFYWCSSCPSCSTGVPPVLHVLLVFLLSFMFYWCSSCPLPCSTGVPPVLHVLLVFLLSFTMFYWCSSCPSCSTGVPPVLYHVLLVFLLSFMFYWCSSCPSCSTGVPPVLHVLLVFLLSFTMFYWCSSCPSPCSTGVPPVLHVLQVFLLSFMFYWCSSCPSCSTGVPPVLHVLLVFLLSFTMFYWCSSCPSPCSTGVPPVLYHVLLVFLLSFTMFYWCSSCPSPCSPGVPPVLYHVLLVFLLSFTMFYWCSSCPLPCSTGVPPVLHHVLQVFLLSFMFYWCSSCPSCSTGVPPVLHVLLVFLLSFTMFYWCSSCPLPCSTGVPPVLHHVLLVFLLSFTMFSWCSSCPLPCSTGVPPVLHHVLLVFLLSFMFYWCSSCPSCSTGVPPVLHVLQVFLLSFMFYWCSSCPSCSTGVPPVLHVLLVFLLSFMFYWCSSCPSPCSTGVPPVLYHVLLVFPQFFMFYLDVFCNFHVLGLYLL